Proteins encoded by one window of Cloeon dipterum chromosome 4, ieCloDipt1.1, whole genome shotgun sequence:
- the LOC135943387 gene encoding neprilysin-4-like: protein MNQIREMLEADNSYLTAIPLVQARSLYRSCLDEEKIEKKGVKPILEVLRSLGLPQVPTLKKRERFSWQRALINAEKMLGDSIFFSLDVIQHPLNNSIHVLQVHKGSYEEFPEPKCQGDRDTVEAFIANYINMFIKHVPGATVDAKRMASDIYTFHSELKNMTTNAGHYQEMTLREFQEITDSHISKNSTNRFNWSVYFKQVLDGDENTSLKVKEKDRWIIVRDQQYFERWSRLLQTSRPELIEMCIWWRVFSSLAPYTTREFQMRQQKLWQKVGGTRIITPRWKVCVEMVNKAYGYIVNFEYAKIHLDKELREQALWMFSVIKKYVKRYGTELNWIDAETKKLGLKKIESLRANVVNHDEPLFPSKLEQFYSLINFIDGDLFELHLKILATLEASKLNSLYLTPKREPTLVYDSDQIKANVHYDPETNSISIPVSLLQPQIHELLTRQVNIL from the exons ATGAATCAAATCAGAG AAATGCTCGAGGCTGACAACTCATATTTGACGGCGATTCCTTTGGTGCAGGCGAGAAGTTTGTACCGAAGCTGCTTGGATGAAG aaaaaatagaaaagaagGGTGTGAAGCCTATTCTGGAAGTTTTACGCTCTCTAGGGCTACCGCAAGTGCCAACGTTGAAGAAACGAGAAAGATTTTCGTGGCAAAGGGCTTTAATCAACGCAGAAAAAATGCTGGGCGATAGCATTTTCTTCTCATTAGACGTCATCCAGCATCCATTAAACAACTCCATACACGTCTTGCAG GTACATAAAGGGAGCTATGAGGAGTTTCCAGAGCCCAAATGTCAGGGAGATAGAGATACTGTAGAAGCTTTTATTGCTAATTACATCAACATGTTCATCAAAcac GTTCCAGGCGCCACTGTGGACGCGAAACGAATGGCAAGCGATATATACACGTTTCACTCGGAACTGAAAAACATGACGACAAATGCGGGGCATTACCAGGAAATGACCCTGAGGGAATTTCAGGAGATCACCGACTCGCATATCAGCAAAAACTCTACCAATAGG TTTAACTGGTCTGTGTACTTCAAACAAGTTCTTGATGGCGACGAAAACACCAGCCTTAAGGTAAAAGAAAAGGACAGGTGGATTATAGTTAGAGATCAGCAATATTTCGAGCGGTGGTCGCGACTGCTTCAAACCAGCAGACCTGAATTGATCG agaTGTGCATCTGGTGGAGAGTGTTTTCATCCCTTGCCCCTTACACAACAAGAGAATTCCAAATGAGGCAGCAAAAACTCTGGCAGAAGGTCGGTGGCACCCGCATAATTACTCCAAGGTGGAAGGTTTGCGTGGAAATGGTCAACAAAGCGTACGGATATATCGTTAACTTTGAATACGCTAAAATTCACCTCGATAAAGAGCTGAGAGAACAg GCATTATGGATGTTtagtgtaattaaaaaatacgttaAACGTTATGGCACGGAATTGAATTGGATAGACGCAGAGACCAAGAAACTGGGACTAAAGAAAATCGAATCACTAAGAGCCAATGTGGTTAACCACGATGAGCCGCTGTTCCCCAGCAAACTAGAGCAATTTTACTCCTTG ATTAATTTCATCGATGGTGATTTGTTTGAGTTGCATTTGAAGATTCTGGCCACCTTGGAAGCGTCAAAGTTGAATTCATTGTACCTTACGCCGAAGAGAGAGCCTACTTTAGTATATGACAGTGACCAGATCAAGGCGAACGTCCATTATGATCCGGAAACCAATTCGATTT CAATCCCAGTAAGCTTGTTGCAACCTCAAATTCATGAACTTCTTACAAGgcaagtgaatattttatag